Proteins encoded within one genomic window of Suricata suricatta isolate VVHF042 chromosome 17, meerkat_22Aug2017_6uvM2_HiC, whole genome shotgun sequence:
- the LLGL2 gene encoding lethal(2) giant larvae protein homolog 2 isoform X2 gives MRRFLRPGHDPARERLKRDLFQFNKTVEHGFPHQPSALGYSLSLRILAIGTRSGAVKLYGAPGVEFMGLHRENNAVVQIHFLPGQCQLVTLLDDNSLHLWSLKVRGGVSELQEDESFTLRGPPGAAPSATQITVVLPHSSRELLYLGTESGTVFAVQLPAFRTLEDRTIGADVVLQGLPEDARHRRVFEMVEALQEHPRDPSQVLIGYSRGLIVVWDLRGSRVLCHFLSSQQLENVCWQRDGRLIVSCHSDGSYCQWPVSGDAQHPEPLRNCVPYGPFPCKAITKIFWLITKQGLPFTIFQGGMPRASYGDRHCISVVHNGQQTAFDFTSRVIDFTVLAEADPAAAFDDPYALVVLAEEELVVIDLKAAGWPPVQPPYLASLHCSAITCSHHVSNIPLKLWERIAAAGSQQHTHFSTMEWPIDGGTSLAPAPPQRDLLLTGRTLPTGTRTARCASGTPPVSACGCSTNSARCRCSSPTPSPARASPPRATMTGRLSARWALLTPTVTIRGWESRRFSSANTVATWLWRAPQGRCWCWS, from the exons ACGGTGGAGCACGGCTTCCCGCACCAGCCCAGCGCCCTCGGCTACAGCCTGTCCCTGCGCATCCTGGCCATTGGCACCCGCTCCGGAGCCGTCAAGCT CTATGGTGCCCCGGGGGTGGAGTTCATGGGTTTGCACCGGGAGAACAACGCTGTGGTGCAGATCCACTTCCTCCCTGGCCAG TGCCAGCTGGTCACCCTGCTGGATGACAACAGCCTGCACCTGTGGAGCCTGAAGGTCAGAGGCGGGGTGTCAGAGCTGCAGGAAGACGAGAGCTTCACGCTGCGGGGCCCCCCAGG GGCTGCCCCCAGTGCCACACAGATCACGGTGGTCCTTCCTCATTCCTCCCGTGAGCTCCTCTACCTGGGCACCGAGAGTGGCACCGTGTTCGCGGTGCAGCTGCCAGCCTTCCGCACGCTGGAGGACCGGACCATCGGCGCGGATGTCGTGCTGCAGGG GTTGCCCGAGGACGCCCGCCACCGGCGGGTGTTTGAGATGGTGGAAGCTTTGCAGGAACACCCTCGAGACCCCAGCCAGGTCCTCATCGGCTACAGCCGCGGCCTCATCGTTGTCTGGGACCTGCGGGGCAGCCGCGTGCTTTGCCATTTCCTCAGCAGCCAG CAACTGGAGAATGTCTGCTGGCAGCGGGATGGCCGCCTGATCGTCAGCTGCCATTCCGACGGCAGCTACTGCCAGTGGCCTGTGTCCGGTGACGCCCAGCACCCGGAGCCCCTGCGCAACTGTGTGCCTTACG GTCCTTTCCCTTGCAAAGCGATTACCAAAATCTTCTGGCTGATCACCAAGCAGGG GTTGCCTTTCACCATCTTCCAGGGGGGCATGCCGCGGGCCAGCTACGGGGACCGCCACTGCATCTCGGTGGTCCACAATGGCCAGCAGACAGCCTTCGACTTCACCTCCCGAGTCATTGACTTCACTGTCCTTGCCGAGGCGGACCCTGCGGCAG CCTTTGATGACCCCTACGCCCTTGTGGTGCTGGCCGAGGAGGAGCTAGTGGTGATTGACCTGAAGGCGGCTGGCTGGCCGCCGGTCCAGCCTCCCTACCTGGCCTCGCTTCACTGCTCCGCCATCACCTGCTCCCACCACGTCTCCAACATCCCCCTGAAGCTGTGGGAGCGCATCGCTGCCGCCGGCAGCCAGCAGCACACGCACTTCTCCACCATG GAGTGGCCCATTGACGGTGGTACTAGCctggccccggcccctccccagaGGGACCTGCTGCTCACAGG GCGGACGCTGCCCACAGGCACGAGGACGGCACGGTGCGCTTCTGGGACGCCTCCGGTGTCTGCTTGCGGCTGCTCTACAAACTCAGCACGGTGCAGGTGTTCCTCACCGACACCGAGCCCAGCGAGAGCCTCACCGCCCAGGGCGACGATGACTGGCCGCCTCTCCGCAAG GTGGGCTCTTTTGACCCCTACAGTGACGATCCGAGGCTGGGAATCCAGAAGATTTTCCTCTGCAAATACAGTGGCTACCTGGCTGTGGCGGGCACCGCAGGGCAG GTGCTGGTGCTGGAGCTGA